One segment of Rubripirellula amarantea DNA contains the following:
- a CDS encoding DUF1254 domain-containing protein, which yields MKYSLCIIAFYAIWLPSVGNAQVSQHVLDSISTPNEVDTSIGTLKFLDGAPLHETAEKVYDFLDTSRAMDAFLKGQPACSVKGLIDGARSIGAVEAHEVMIFDKLMNSKSLFLTGNTSTLYAIPDLDLKRDGPTVVEVPDNLLGAANDAYFRYINDLMKAGKYLYLPPGYEGEIPEGYTVVRPRSYRVWVFLRASIADGLGTAGDYVKQNLKVYPLSKASNPPEMKFISGSDKSFNTIHPNNDEFYHHLDDIIQYEPLGWLDPETRGLFAAIGIEKGKAFAPDERMKKILADGVAIGNAASRSIVWYPRYDMNMKGIRIYPDTNSSWIMGFLNRNVFFDGPDGRTMNSDARVMFYYSYTAVTPAMAKPREGTGSDYGISYVDADKQPFDGSKTYKLRIPADPPVNNFWAVTIYDPQTRSMLQTSQPFPTVGSQTKGIKKNDDGSTDIYFAPTAPEGYENNWLETIPGKSWFVILRMYGPLKPWLDQTWRPSEVELVK from the coding sequence ATGAAATATTCTCTTTGCATCATAGCATTCTATGCAATCTGGCTGCCGTCGGTTGGCAACGCGCAGGTCAGCCAACACGTTCTCGACTCCATTTCAACTCCGAACGAAGTTGATACCTCAATCGGCACGCTGAAGTTTCTCGACGGTGCGCCGCTCCATGAGACTGCGGAAAAGGTCTACGACTTCCTCGATACGTCTAGGGCAATGGATGCCTTCCTGAAGGGCCAGCCCGCCTGTTCGGTCAAAGGGCTCATAGACGGGGCTCGTTCCATCGGGGCCGTCGAGGCACACGAGGTCATGATTTTCGACAAGCTGATGAACTCGAAGTCGCTCTTTCTGACCGGAAACACATCCACTCTGTATGCTATCCCCGATCTCGACTTAAAGCGGGACGGCCCGACTGTGGTGGAAGTACCGGACAATCTCCTTGGCGCGGCAAACGATGCCTACTTCCGGTACATCAACGATCTTATGAAAGCGGGTAAGTACCTTTATCTTCCACCGGGCTATGAGGGTGAGATCCCCGAGGGCTACACAGTGGTTAGGCCTAGAAGCTACCGAGTTTGGGTTTTCTTGCGCGCCTCGATCGCGGACGGGCTCGGCACGGCCGGCGACTATGTGAAACAAAACCTCAAGGTCTATCCGCTCTCCAAGGCCAGCAACCCGCCTGAGATGAAATTTATCAGCGGCTCGGACAAGTCCTTCAATACCATTCATCCCAACAACGACGAGTTCTACCATCACCTCGATGACATTATCCAGTATGAGCCGTTGGGATGGCTCGACCCAGAGACTCGCGGACTTTTCGCGGCCATTGGCATCGAGAAAGGCAAGGCGTTCGCACCCGACGAGCGGATGAAGAAGATCCTCGCCGACGGAGTGGCGATCGGGAACGCCGCCTCGCGGTCAATCGTCTGGTACCCCCGTTACGACATGAACATGAAGGGCATTCGCATCTATCCCGACACGAACAGTTCGTGGATTATGGGCTTCCTGAACCGGAACGTCTTCTTCGACGGCCCGGACGGGAGAACTATGAATAGCGACGCTCGAGTGATGTTCTACTATTCCTACACCGCCGTGACTCCCGCCATGGCCAAGCCTCGGGAAGGCACCGGATCGGACTATGGCATATCTTACGTCGATGCCGACAAGCAACCCTTTGACGGCAGCAAAACCTACAAGTTGCGAATTCCCGCCGACCCGCCGGTAAACAATTTCTGGGCTGTCACGATCTACGATCCCCAGACCCGCTCGATGCTGCAAACCAGCCAGCCTTTCCCAACCGTCGGCAGCCAGACTAAGGGAATCAAGAAAAATGACGATGGATCGACCGACATCTACTTCGCTCCAACAGCCCCAGAAGGCTATGAGAACAACTGGCTTGAAACCATTCCCGGCAAGAGCTGGTTCGTCATTCTTCGTATGTATGGCCCCCTAAAACCGTGGCTTGATCAGACCTGGCGACCAAGCGAAGTTGAGTTGGTGAAATAG
- a CDS encoding SMP-30/gluconolactonase/LRE family protein, producing the protein MPQILQAQPLGFPDTDDLRFLPEGPIPLGDGRFSWVGIQHGSEAKTGSLNVFDLATKKNQRYDLPGRPGFAFPIAGTTKFIVGLERSLGYFNTADQSWEVIVDGIDQDVTNTIINDGVMIGDNVVFGCKDLEFATKKAGLYFFRGRDKELITLRNDQICSNGKAVIQRDDELVLFDIDSPTRTIVQYTLDIDAGTLSEPTVVLDLTDDPAVPDGMVLTPDQSGFIVAMFHPGDVQDGETRWYDRASGELRCVWQTAKSRQNTCPALVPVGDRLKLVITTAVENMSGADVEKCPNAGQIFVGETQW; encoded by the coding sequence ATGCCTCAAATTCTGCAAGCCCAGCCCCTGGGATTTCCTGACACCGACGACTTGCGTTTCTTGCCCGAAGGCCCCATTCCGCTGGGCGACGGACGGTTTTCATGGGTCGGAATTCAGCATGGATCAGAAGCGAAGACGGGCAGCTTGAACGTCTTTGATTTGGCGACGAAGAAGAACCAACGATACGATTTGCCAGGGCGTCCCGGGTTTGCATTTCCCATCGCTGGAACCACGAAGTTCATCGTCGGTTTAGAACGGTCGCTCGGTTACTTCAACACGGCCGATCAAAGTTGGGAAGTGATTGTCGACGGTATCGATCAAGACGTCACCAACACGATCATCAACGATGGAGTGATGATTGGCGACAACGTGGTGTTTGGTTGCAAGGACTTGGAGTTTGCGACCAAGAAGGCAGGCCTGTATTTTTTCCGCGGCCGTGATAAAGAACTAATCACGCTTCGCAACGATCAAATTTGCAGCAATGGCAAAGCTGTGATTCAGCGCGACGATGAACTCGTGCTCTTCGACATCGATTCACCCACTCGAACCATCGTGCAGTACACGTTGGACATTGACGCGGGAACGCTGAGTGAGCCGACGGTCGTACTTGACCTGACTGATGATCCAGCGGTTCCCGATGGCATGGTTCTGACGCCCGATCAGTCCGGTTTTATCGTTGCCATGTTCCATCCCGGCGACGTTCAGGACGGCGAAACGCGTTGGTACGATCGAGCCAGCGGTGAACTTCGTTGCGTTTGGCAAACCGCTAAGTCTCGGCAAAATACTTGTCCAGCGTTAGTGCCCGTCGGGGATCGGCTCAAACTGGTGATCACGACGGCCGTGGAAAACATGAGCGGCGCAGACGTCGAGAAATGCCCGAACGCCGGGCAGATCTTTGTTGGCGAAACCCAGTGGTAG
- a CDS encoding aminotransferase class V-fold PLP-dependent enzyme → MTIPSPAVESPLDVDRLRADFPVLDRTVASGAPLAFLDNAASTQRPRQVIDAISDCYERYYANVHRGIHTLSEESTSRYERARETVATFVNAAHTHEVIFTAGTTASINTVARTWGDANLKSGDVILLTIAEHHANIVPWHQLAERTGCRVEFISVDENYNIETDVVAAALAKHQPKLFAFVAASNTLGTEFPVRQWTQLAHESGANVLVDAAQSAPHRRLDVQDWDADFVAFSGHKICGPTGIGVLYGKEKLLEAMPPFLGGGAMINEVTTSGFTCAALPDKFEAGTPPIAQAIGLEAAIEYVRAIGLDNIAAHEHLLCERADSALRALDGVQIVGPTPDKKGGIVSFHLPGIHAHDVSQTLDRDGIAVRAGHHCTMPLHHFLNLNSTTRASFYFYNTLDEADRLIDAIVSLKKKFAPSGRRRRRSQG, encoded by the coding sequence ATGACCATCCCATCGCCAGCCGTTGAATCTCCGTTAGACGTCGATCGCCTGCGCGCTGACTTTCCCGTTTTAGATCGAACCGTCGCAAGCGGCGCCCCACTTGCCTTTCTCGACAACGCCGCCAGCACTCAGCGACCTCGGCAAGTGATCGATGCGATCAGCGATTGCTACGAGCGTTACTACGCCAACGTGCATCGTGGAATTCATACGCTCAGCGAAGAATCAACCTCGCGCTACGAAAGGGCGCGCGAAACCGTCGCCACGTTTGTGAATGCCGCTCACACGCATGAAGTGATCTTCACCGCTGGCACTACCGCGTCGATCAACACAGTCGCGCGAACTTGGGGCGACGCAAACCTTAAGTCGGGCGATGTCATCCTGCTTACGATCGCCGAACATCACGCCAACATCGTTCCTTGGCATCAACTTGCCGAGCGTACCGGATGCCGTGTGGAGTTCATTTCCGTCGACGAAAACTACAACATCGAAACCGACGTTGTCGCAGCAGCATTGGCGAAACACCAACCCAAACTGTTTGCCTTTGTCGCCGCCAGCAACACACTCGGCACTGAGTTTCCGGTCCGCCAATGGACACAGCTCGCCCATGAAAGTGGCGCAAACGTACTGGTCGACGCTGCTCAAAGTGCTCCGCATCGCCGGCTCGATGTCCAGGACTGGGACGCTGATTTTGTCGCCTTCAGTGGTCATAAAATCTGTGGCCCGACCGGCATCGGTGTCTTGTACGGTAAGGAAAAATTGCTCGAGGCGATGCCACCGTTTCTCGGTGGCGGTGCGATGATCAATGAAGTCACCACATCAGGCTTCACGTGCGCCGCATTGCCGGACAAATTCGAAGCGGGCACGCCGCCGATCGCGCAAGCCATCGGTTTGGAAGCGGCGATCGAGTACGTCCGTGCGATTGGCTTGGACAACATTGCCGCGCATGAACATCTATTGTGCGAGCGAGCTGACTCGGCGCTTCGGGCACTCGATGGCGTGCAAATCGTTGGGCCGACTCCGGATAAGAAGGGTGGCATCGTGAGCTTTCACTTGCCCGGAATTCATGCTCACGATGTTTCGCAGACACTCGATCGCGATGGCATCGCGGTGCGAGCCGGTCACCACTGCACAATGCCGCTGCACCATTTCTTGAACCTAAATTCAACGACGCGAGCGAGCTTTTACTTTTACAACACGCTCGACGAAGCCGATCGTTTAATCGACGCGATCGTGAGTCTGAAAAAGAAGTTTGCTCCGAGCGGTCGACGACGTCGTCGATCGCAAGGGTAG
- the sufU gene encoding Fe-S cluster assembly sulfur transfer protein SufU — MSGSEQDIYEEHVLDHYEDPYHRGALATATHAHEAKNPLCGDVIHVDLKLSDDGKIEEAWFDGEGCVISQASASMLIEKIEGKTLEEAQAFTAQEMLDLFGPKLTPNRQKCCLLSWRVLQSAVHSPVGDDDDDDNDGAPHFGGPTLGDES, encoded by the coding sequence ATGTCCGGTAGCGAACAAGACATTTACGAAGAACACGTCCTCGATCACTACGAGGATCCTTACCATCGCGGTGCCCTCGCGACGGCCACGCATGCTCATGAGGCCAAGAACCCTCTTTGCGGTGACGTGATCCACGTTGACCTCAAACTCAGCGACGACGGCAAGATCGAAGAAGCTTGGTTTGATGGTGAAGGTTGCGTGATAAGCCAAGCATCGGCTTCGATGTTGATCGAGAAGATCGAAGGCAAGACGCTTGAGGAAGCGCAAGCGTTCACGGCTCAAGAGATGCTCGATTTGTTCGGCCCCAAGTTAACGCCCAATCGCCAGAAATGCTGTCTGCTTTCATGGCGTGTCCTGCAATCGGCAGTGCACTCGCCGGTGGGTGATGACGACGACGATGACAACGACGGCGCACCTCACTTCGGTGGCCCTACGCTGGGCGATGAGTCATAG
- a CDS encoding vitamin B12-dependent ribonucleotide reductase, whose protein sequence is MATAFSTADVSATSGDPAIQKVNSEHGVDYARERFGTRQRRGNAGLKIGTKFCPDTDQTPFETVQWDLRSAAIKDESGKVLFEQTNCEVPSSWSQLATNVVVSKYFYGDPGNSTERERSVRQLIHRVTRTITDWGLADGYFDTPEDGDRFYRDLTWLCLHQHGAFNSPVWFNVGLFAQYGVTGDKCNWHWDMETQTTAQPDNPYEFPQGSACFIQSVSDNMEDIMRLACSEAMLFKFGSGTGTDLSTIRSQREKLSGGGTPSGPLSFMRVYDSIAGVVKSGGKTRRAAKMQSLKVWHADILEFIECKWNEEKKAHALIREGYESNFNGEAYSSVCFQNANLSVRLTDDYMEAVRDGKQWQTRWVTDKPTEDAPSYDARELLNKMAECAWHCGDPGVQYDTTINKWHTCPNSGAINASNPCSEYMFLDDTACNLASINLMKFVGNDGKFDSERFCAASRLFFIAQEILVDHASYPTEPIARNSHRYRPLGLGYSNLGSVLMTAGMPYDSDAGRGVCGSLTALLHGEANRTSAELASVVGTFDGYSDNEKPMLNVMRMHREACDQINDDGPAELKEAATKLWDTVLEVGEKYGFRNAQATVLAPTGTISFMMDCDTTGIEPDIALVKYKQLAGGGMLKIVNQTVRRGLQTLGYNQGQIENILAYIDANDTIEGAPELDDAHLPVFDCAFQAANGVRSINWRAHVTMMAAAQPFLSGAISKTVNMPNDVTAEDIANAYAWGWELGLKAIAIYRDGSKQSQPLNTKSEEGKAEDAAAAAAAKVVEKVVYKPRRERLPDTRQSVTHKFTIAGHEGYLCVGLYPDGRPGEIFITMAKEGSTIGGIMDSFGTALSIALQYGVPLEVLVNKFSHTRFEPMGHTSNKDIRIAKSVVDYIARWLGLTFMSGHEHGVPTGDKTSNGNGPEGNVVAINTSSVMEGLREDAGAAVALAERATFMAGLTEKVSNNGNGNGHANGSNGHAEADSSGGQGDQFARFQIDAPSCDNCGSITVRNGNCYLCHNCGNSMGCS, encoded by the coding sequence ATGGCCACCGCTTTCTCAACCGCTGACGTTTCCGCCACATCGGGCGACCCAGCCATTCAAAAGGTCAATTCAGAGCACGGCGTCGATTACGCTCGCGAGCGATTCGGCACTCGCCAGCGCCGCGGCAACGCTGGTTTGAAGATTGGCACCAAGTTCTGTCCCGACACTGATCAAACGCCGTTTGAGACGGTTCAGTGGGACCTTCGCAGCGCAGCGATCAAAGACGAGTCGGGCAAAGTTCTGTTCGAACAAACCAACTGCGAAGTTCCATCGTCTTGGAGCCAATTGGCAACCAACGTCGTGGTTTCGAAGTATTTCTACGGCGACCCGGGCAACAGCACCGAGCGCGAGCGTAGCGTTCGTCAATTGATCCACCGTGTCACTCGCACGATCACCGACTGGGGTTTGGCCGATGGATACTTCGACACGCCGGAAGATGGCGATCGTTTCTATCGCGACCTGACGTGGTTGTGCCTGCATCAACACGGTGCGTTCAACAGTCCCGTTTGGTTCAACGTGGGGCTCTTTGCTCAGTACGGTGTGACCGGCGACAAGTGCAATTGGCACTGGGACATGGAAACGCAAACGACCGCGCAACCGGACAACCCGTACGAGTTCCCGCAAGGCTCGGCATGTTTCATCCAGAGCGTGTCGGACAACATGGAAGACATCATGCGTCTGGCTTGCAGCGAGGCGATGTTGTTCAAGTTCGGCAGCGGCACTGGTACGGACTTGTCGACGATCCGCAGCCAACGTGAAAAACTGTCCGGTGGCGGCACCCCTTCGGGCCCACTTTCGTTCATGCGAGTTTACGACTCGATCGCTGGTGTGGTGAAGAGTGGTGGAAAGACTCGTCGCGCCGCCAAGATGCAATCGTTGAAGGTTTGGCACGCTGACATTCTTGAGTTCATCGAGTGCAAGTGGAACGAAGAGAAGAAGGCTCACGCGTTGATCCGCGAAGGCTACGAATCGAACTTCAACGGCGAAGCCTATAGCAGCGTATGTTTCCAAAACGCAAACCTTTCCGTTCGTTTGACTGACGATTACATGGAAGCCGTTCGTGATGGCAAGCAATGGCAAACCCGCTGGGTAACGGATAAGCCGACCGAAGATGCGCCAAGCTACGATGCTCGCGAATTGCTCAACAAAATGGCCGAATGTGCATGGCACTGTGGCGACCCCGGCGTTCAGTACGACACGACGATCAACAAGTGGCACACTTGCCCCAACAGCGGCGCGATCAACGCATCGAACCCTTGCAGCGAGTACATGTTCCTTGACGATACCGCATGCAACTTGGCTTCGATCAACTTGATGAAGTTCGTCGGTAACGATGGCAAGTTTGATTCCGAGCGTTTTTGTGCCGCATCACGTTTGTTCTTCATCGCTCAAGAAATTCTGGTTGATCACGCCAGCTATCCGACCGAGCCGATTGCTCGTAACAGTCATCGTTATCGTCCGCTTGGACTTGGCTATTCAAACTTGGGTAGCGTCTTGATGACAGCCGGAATGCCGTACGACTCGGACGCCGGTCGTGGTGTTTGCGGTTCGCTCACGGCGTTGCTGCATGGTGAAGCCAATCGCACCAGTGCGGAACTTGCCAGTGTTGTCGGTACGTTTGACGGATACTCCGACAACGAAAAACCAATGCTCAACGTCATGCGAATGCACCGTGAAGCATGCGACCAGATCAACGACGATGGTCCAGCCGAATTGAAGGAAGCTGCAACGAAGCTTTGGGACACGGTGTTAGAAGTCGGCGAGAAGTACGGTTTCCGCAACGCCCAGGCAACTGTTTTGGCTCCGACCGGAACGATCAGCTTCATGATGGATTGCGACACCACGGGCATCGAGCCTGACATCGCATTGGTGAAGTACAAGCAGCTTGCCGGTGGCGGGATGCTTAAGATCGTCAACCAAACCGTTCGCCGCGGTTTGCAAACGCTCGGTTACAACCAAGGTCAGATTGAAAACATCTTGGCCTACATCGACGCCAACGACACCATCGAAGGCGCGCCCGAGCTCGATGACGCTCACTTGCCAGTGTTTGATTGTGCATTCCAAGCAGCCAACGGTGTTCGTAGTATCAATTGGCGTGCTCACGTGACCATGATGGCCGCGGCTCAGCCGTTCCTTTCGGGAGCGATCAGCAAGACGGTCAACATGCCTAACGACGTGACGGCCGAAGACATCGCCAATGCTTACGCTTGGGGTTGGGAACTTGGGTTGAAAGCGATCGCGATCTACCGCGACGGCAGCAAGCAATCGCAACCGTTGAACACCAAGAGCGAAGAAGGCAAAGCGGAAGACGCAGCAGCGGCAGCGGCAGCCAAGGTGGTCGAGAAAGTGGTTTACAAGCCGCGTCGCGAACGATTGCCTGACACTCGCCAAAGCGTGACTCACAAGTTCACGATCGCTGGTCACGAGGGTTACCTTTGCGTGGGCCTTTATCCCGACGGACGTCCTGGTGAAATCTTCATCACGATGGCGAAAGAAGGGTCAACGATCGGCGGCATCATGGATAGCTTCGGTACCGCGCTTTCGATCGCACTGCAGTACGGTGTGCCACTGGAAGTATTGGTCAACAAGTTCAGCCACACTCGGTTCGAGCCGATGGGGCACACTTCCAACAAGGACATCCGAATCGCCAAGAGTGTTGTCGATTACATCGCACGTTGGTTGGGCCTAACCTTCATGAGCGGTCATGAGCACGGAGTTCCCACCGGTGACAAGACCAGCAATGGCAACGGTCCCGAGGGCAACGTCGTCGCAATCAACACGAGTTCGGTAATGGAAGGCTTGCGAGAAGATGCCGGTGCCGCAGTGGCGCTTGCCGAGCGAGCCACCTTCATGGCCGGCTTAACCGAGAAGGTGTCCAACAATGGTAATGGCAACGGTCATGCCAACGGTTCCAACGGCCACGCCGAAGCTGATTCCAGTGGCGGACAAGGCGATCAATTTGCTCGATTCCAAATTGATGCTCCAAGCTGTGATAACTGCGGCAGCATCACGGTTCGAAACGGGAACTGCTACCTTTGTCACAATTGTGGCAACAGCATGGGTTGCAGCTAG
- a CDS encoding response regulator produces MARVLLVEDSPTQAIEMRMLLEAGSHTVHHVGNGKVALEYLESHPIELVVTDLDMPEMNGLDLVRNMQLNFEHIPAVLVTAKGSEELASRALQQGAAGYVPKNHLSTLLNDTIVDVLGVFRTDTSFSKLISTLTENTFKFDMPNDASLISPLIGLLMQVASGMEVASGTELVRLGTAVEHAIVNAMFRGNLELGPSVTPSHRAIVYDDATSDLIERRKVSEPYAGRRVYVEATATKTHIRFLVRDDGNGFDIAKVPRRDECQKLDTESGRGLVLMQCFTDELNFNITGNEVEMIKRFGAVKPQNGKS; encoded by the coding sequence ATGGCACGAGTTTTATTAGTTGAAGATAGTCCCACCCAAGCCATCGAGATGCGGATGCTTCTCGAAGCGGGATCGCACACGGTGCATCACGTGGGTAACGGCAAGGTGGCCTTGGAATACCTGGAATCCCATCCCATTGAATTGGTCGTCACGGATTTGGATATGCCCGAAATGAACGGGCTCGATCTGGTTCGAAACATGCAATTGAACTTCGAACACATTCCGGCGGTATTGGTCACGGCCAAAGGATCCGAGGAATTAGCGTCACGAGCGCTGCAGCAGGGCGCGGCGGGTTACGTTCCCAAGAATCACCTCAGCACGCTCTTGAATGACACGATCGTGGACGTTCTGGGAGTCTTCCGAACCGATACCAGCTTTTCGAAGCTAATATCAACGTTGACCGAGAACACGTTCAAGTTCGATATGCCCAACGATGCCTCGCTAATTTCACCCCTGATCGGATTGCTGATGCAGGTAGCTTCGGGAATGGAGGTCGCCAGCGGAACGGAGCTAGTGCGTTTAGGAACGGCCGTTGAGCACGCGATCGTGAATGCGATGTTCCGAGGTAACTTGGAACTTGGTCCATCGGTCACGCCGAGCCATCGGGCGATTGTGTACGACGACGCCACCAGCGACCTGATCGAACGACGTAAAGTGTCCGAGCCTTACGCGGGGCGGCGGGTGTATGTGGAAGCCACCGCTACAAAGACGCACATCCGCTTCCTGGTTCGCGACGACGGAAACGGCTTTGACATCGCAAAGGTTCCTCGCCGCGACGAATGCCAGAAGTTGGACACCGAAAGCGGGCGCGGTCTTGTTTTGATGCAATGCTTCACTGATGAACTCAACTTCAACATCACGGGTAACGAAGTCGAAATGATCAAGCGATTCGGTGCAGTGAAACCTCAAAACGGCAAGAGTTGA
- the lpxK gene encoding tetraacyldisaccharide 4'-kinase, which produces MTIQDIQSGTDRGVPATIARAGLTIASWPYGLAIRHRNRSYDRGSRDVAQAGVPVICIGNLTTGGTGKTPIVCHLAKWLREKNIRVSIVSRGYRSNESGTNDEAMELADRLPDVPHVQNVDRVEAARIAVEELETEVILMDDGFQHRRLHRDLDIVVIDAMCPFGYGSLLPRGLLREPISGLARASAVIITRTDHADEASLQRIESTIATYANASVPVLRTQHAASHLLTYPDQITALETIANKRVVALSAIGNPKAFEDTLRACGATVTDQLRFPDHHDYARETVQKIQDFARSQGSTFDQFLCTHKDLVKLKCDRIGGKPLSSLQIDMQFVSDPTKLYELVSQCVQLSR; this is translated from the coding sequence ATGACGATCCAAGACATTCAGTCGGGAACCGACCGCGGCGTGCCGGCGACGATCGCTCGCGCCGGACTAACGATTGCGTCGTGGCCTTACGGGTTGGCTATCCGCCATCGCAACCGTTCCTATGACCGTGGTAGCCGCGATGTCGCTCAAGCCGGTGTACCGGTGATCTGCATCGGCAATCTAACAACCGGCGGAACCGGAAAGACGCCAATCGTTTGTCACTTGGCCAAGTGGCTTCGTGAAAAAAATATTCGCGTTTCGATTGTTAGCCGAGGCTACCGCAGCAATGAATCGGGAACCAACGACGAAGCCATGGAACTGGCTGACCGTCTACCCGATGTGCCGCATGTGCAGAATGTTGACCGAGTCGAAGCAGCTCGCATCGCAGTCGAGGAATTGGAAACCGAAGTGATCCTTATGGACGATGGCTTCCAACATCGCCGCCTGCATCGCGACTTGGACATCGTGGTGATCGACGCCATGTGCCCGTTTGGATACGGATCGCTGTTGCCAAGGGGATTGTTGCGAGAACCGATTAGCGGACTGGCGCGAGCGTCAGCGGTCATCATCACTCGCACCGATCATGCGGACGAAGCGAGCCTTCAACGAATTGAATCGACGATCGCGACGTATGCCAATGCATCGGTTCCAGTACTTCGCACCCAGCATGCCGCATCGCATTTGTTGACCTATCCTGATCAAATCACCGCGTTGGAAACCATCGCCAACAAGCGAGTAGTAGCCCTTTCCGCAATCGGAAATCCCAAGGCCTTCGAAGACACGCTTCGGGCATGCGGTGCAACGGTGACCGATCAGTTGCGATTCCCCGACCATCACGACTATGCCCGCGAAACGGTGCAAAAGATCCAAGACTTCGCTCGCTCGCAAGGTTCAACCTTCGATCAATTTCTTTGCACTCACAAAGACCTCGTCAAGCTGAAGTGCGATCGCATCGGCGGCAAACCGCTTTCATCGCTGCAGATCGACATGCAATTCGTCAGCGATCCAACCAAGCTGTACGAACTAGTTTCTCAGTGCGTGCAACTTTCTCGTTGA